CATGGTGGTTGACGCCCACGACCCGTCGAAGAAACACCGGCCGATGATGACCACGGCGGATCTCTCTCTTCGCTTCGACCCGATCTACGGACCGATCGCGCGGCGCTACCTGCAGAACCCCGAGGAATTCGCGGATGCCTTCGCCCGGGCGTGGTTCAAGCTGACTCACCGCGACATGGGCCCTCGTTCGCGCTATCTAGGCCAGGAGGTTCCGGCCGAAGAGCTCATCTGGCAAGACCCGATCCCTGCCGTCAATCACAAGCTGATTGATGCACAAGACATCGCAGCTCTCAAAGGCACGATCCTGGCTTCGGGTCTGTCTGTTTCCCAACTGGTCTCAACGGCATGGGCATCGGCGTCCACGTTCCGCGGCTCCGACAAACGCGGCGGGGCAAACGGGGCGCGCATTCGTCTCGCCCCGCAGAAGGATTGGGAAGTTAACCAGCCGGTACAACTACAGGCCCTGCTCCAGACCCTTGAGGGAATCCAAAAGCAGTTCAACAGTGCGCAGATCGGCGGGAAGATGGTTTCGCTCGCTGACCTGATTGTTCTTGGGGGATGCGCAGGTGTCGAACAAGCCGCGAAGAATGCCGGACACGAGGTAACCGTTCCCTTCAGACCGGGACGGACGGATGCGTCACAGGAGCAAACCGATGTGGCGTCATTTGCCGTACTCGAACCGGCTGCAGATGGGTTCCGCAACTATCTCAAAACCAAATACAACGTATCGGCAGAGGAACTGCTGATTGATCGGGCGCAACTGCTGACACTGACCGCTCCCGAGATGACGGTTCTCGTTGGCGGCATGCGCGTCCTGAATGCCAACGTCGGAAAGTCCCAACACGGCGTCTTCACCAAACGCCCGGAGGCGCTTACCAACGACTTCTTCGTGAATCTGCTCGACATGAGCACCACGTGGAAGACGTCCCCAGAATCCGACGACGTGTTCGAGGGTCGTGATCGCAAGAGCGGTGAGCTCAAGTGGACCGGCACCCGTGTCGACCTCATCTTCGGCTCGAACTCCCAGCTGAGAGCGCTCGCAGAAGTATATGCGTGTGAAGACTCGCAGAATAAGTTCGTGCAAGACTTCGTGGCGGCCTGGAACAAGGTGATGAACGCGGATCGCTTTGACCCTGCCTGATCGTAGTATAAACGTCTTCGAGAGCTTTCTGACAGGATGGCAAAATAACGGTCAGCTAACAACCGTTTCCAGCGGACGGCGTACCGCCGCCGCTGAACCGGAACGTTTGTCGGCTCTGATCGAAATAAAAAATGGGTTAGATATCGGCGGGGCAGGAAAATGTTCGGAGGGAAACATGCTTGAATGTGAACGTTACAAAAATAAGATGGATTTTAGCGAATTCCATGAATTCGCCGGTAAGCTTTTTTGCGACGATTGTTACATGGACGCGCTCAGTCCTCGGGTCCACCCGAAAATAACACTTGCATACACCATAACATACGGCAATTACCGCATTACTTGATCCCAGAGTTTTGAAATGAATGACTTGGATGCCGTAATGGTCCTCCTTTTATTGAAGGAGGTTCATACTAAAATTATTTCAGTGTGAATTAGTTAACCATTACCTGTCTTCCAGTTCTTTAGGTATTATTGTATCCCATTTCAGACATTGGGGACATTTCCATTCTATATTTTCTAATTCAAAACCACACCTTTGGCATCTAAATCTTTTCTCAGGCATATCAAGTATATTCAACAGCTCCTGATATTCAGATATCATTTCATCTTTCTTCCCAGATGCTATAAGGATTCTTCCCAACTCTTTTCTTGCACATATAGAGGTTGGATTTATCCTTATCACAGACCGGAGCTCTTCTATTGCCTCCTTAATATCCCCTTCCCTGTATAGATATTCTGCCAGGGCAAAGTGAAGATGGTAGTTATCTTTATCTTCCTTTGAACTCTTCTTTAAAAACTCCTCAAAATCATCAGACTTGTCTTGCATAGAGTATACTTTTTCAAGTCTACCATACACAAGATAGGTTAAAGGCGGACTGATTTTAGTTACTCTCTTCCATGTAGAGATAGCTCCGCTATAATCATTTTGGAAAAGACATATATCTCCCAAATGAATAAGGGCATCTATACAATCAGGGTCTAAAGATATAGCTTTTTTGAAAGCCTCCTTTGCTGACTTTATATCATTATTAGCAAAGTAAGATTTCCCAACCTCTGTCTGAATATGCGCCAGGATGTTATTGTCGTTTGTCTTCCTCAGCGCTGATATTCTCTGCTGAATTGTATATGCCTTTTCCCATTCGTTAATCTCTTCGTAAAGCTCCTCAAGCTGTATATAGGCATCCAGCCTGGATGAGTCATTGTCAATTACCTCTTCAAAGGATGAAATGGCCCTCTTAATAAAACCAGCTTTTTTAAAGTCTAAACCCAGGTTGTACAAAGCCTGTATCTTAGTCTCTCTGTCAATTGTGGGGCGTAGTATTATACTGTTATGTATACGAATAGCCCGTCCAATCTCTCCCTTACTTCTAAACAGGTTCCCCAATGCTATATAGGTTTCAACTGTGTTGGAGTTTATCTGAACAGCTTTGGTAAATTCCTCTATGGCATGGTCATGGTCATTTGAGAGCAAATAATTTATACCCATTAGAAAGGCAGTGCTCTCTTTGCTTTCTCTTTTGACCTTAGGTTCTATAGCTGTCAATTTTGAGGAAAACCAACCCCCAATGATCAGACCCAGAAAAAGACCGACTAAAACCAGAATTACGGAGAAATAATACGGATTTAAAACATGCAGTTCCATGAAATCTTCCCCAGTTTAATTATTATTCATACGACTGTTTTGACTCCATAATAGGCAGATTTCTCAAGGAATTCAACTCGTCTTCCAATTCCAGAATGGTTTTCTGCTGCCTTTTTATCTCCTGCTTCAGTTTGAAACCGGAAAAAACACCGCCAAACCCTGCAACGAGAACGCCTACAAGGATAGAAATGAAGACTAATAAAAAAATAGGCATAGTCCATACTTCGTTAATAAAATAATATTGAAGGGAAACAGACTCTTGATTCTTAATGGCAAAGGTTATGGCAGCAATAAAAAAGAGCGTTACAAAAACCGTTTTTAACAACCTCATTAAATTTCCTCCTTTTTCATAACAGTTCACAGGGACCGGGGATCGGCAGTCCAATCGCAGACCGCTTACAAATCAGCAACGGACAACTGAGAACAGTCAACTGACACCACTTATATATCTACTCGCTTGAAAAGGGGTGACAGTTTATCATAGGTTTCGTCCAGGTGTTCGGGTATCACCCTGGTTTCAGCCATGAGCGGCATAAAGTTGATGTCGCCAGACCACCTTGGTACAACATGAAAATGCAAATGTTCCTCTATCCCCGCTCCAGCGACCTTTCCCTGATTCAATCCAACATTGAAACCATGTGGTTGAAATGCCTCCTTAAGTATAACAATTGATTTCTGTAAAACTAGAGAGAGGTTATTGACTTCTGTTATTTCCAAATCATCTAAACCGCTAACGTGCCTACCAGGAGCTACCAACAGGTGACCATAGGAATAAGGGTATTTATTTATCATCACCATAGAAAGCTTGCCACGGTATAATATCAAATTTGCCTTACTATCTTTTTCGCCAGGTTTAGAACAAAAAATACAGGTCTCTGGTTTATCCCCCAGGATATAATCCATCCTCCAGGGAGCCCAAATACTTTTCATCGCATCTCCATTCTATATTTCAATTAACTCCACCTTTCCATAGACGGCCATTTCCTTGCCCAGTATAATTAAACCACCCAAGATACCGTCGATCTTGGCAGCAAATTCCAGCGCTCTAGCAAAATCCCCTTTATCTTTTACAAGATTACCAACAGATGTAGCAGCAGCATCTGCCAGAAGAGCCGATTTTGAAACAACAGTAACTGCATCTGCCCTGCCAAAACTAATAGAATGGCCTACTGTACCTGAAGAAGTGCAAACCCCAAGGGGAGTATCCTCTGGATTGATTTTAATCCCTATTCTATTGCTCAGCGGAGACGCGCCGGCATATATACCAACGCTTATTTTTGAAGAAGTTTTAAGAAATATATCCCCTCCGTTTTCTACAATTATTTCCTCTGATCGGCCTAATAACTCTTTGCCAACAAACTCCGAAATAGTTCCTGCTACTGCTGCCATAGGCCCGGTTCCGGCTAAGCTTGAAGCCTCTATCATGGCCCTTATAATTTTAGGGGCAAAGGGATCTAATGGCAGTGGTATCAGGCTCTTTTGAAATTCTGGAAATCTCCTGATGTATTCCTCAATTTGGTACCTATACTTTAATACAGCATCCCTGGCTTCTCTGCCCAAGTCTTTACTAGCCCCGATATATAAATCCGTCTCTTTAACAAATACTTGAAAGTAGGTAAGCCTGTTGTCATGTATAAGATTTCTATAGGTTCTTTTTTGATGCATATTCACGATTTACGATTTGCGACTCACGAAGCTACCTGGCATCCAAAAAGTTCCTCCACCTTTTTAAATAGTACTTCCGATGGAGTTAAGCGGAACTCTTCACCCAGGGATATAACCGTTTCAATGAAATTTGGGAGTACCAGGTGGAGAAACGCCTCACTGTTCCCCTTGTGATTCAATAAAATATCTCTTAGTTTTTCCAGATGTTCTCTTGTTACAGAAGAGGTTTTAACAGTGAAATGAATACCGACATTAAGTTTTTCCTTTGCCTCTGAAAGGGGTATTATTTTTTTAGCTATTACTTTTGGATTCTCTTCTTCCATTGCCAGGGTCCCAAGGATCAGAATAGGTTCCTCTCCTTTTAAAAAGGAAGAGGTTTCCTTGTAAATATCAGGGAAAACCACTATTTCAATGAAACCCTTCAGATCTTCTAAGGTAACGCGGGCCATCCGATCTCCCTTGCGTGTATTAATTTCCCTGACAGAACTAACCATACCGCCGATTTTTATTTCTGCTCCATCATGAAATTCGACAATATCGAGGGTATTTGTATTAGCATACCTCTTGATGTCCTCTTCATAACGGGTCAGGGGATGACCTGTAATATAGAAACCCAGAACCTCCTTCTCATAAGTCAACAGCTGGTTTTCATGCCATTCTTCAACATCTGGAAACTTTGCATTTAGCTCAACCGCACCGGGGTCATTAAAAATATCAAACATATTGATTTGACCATTGGTTCTATCCCTCTGAATAGCCCCTGCTCTTTCTATGGCATCATCCAATACCCCCATTAGTTTAGAACGAAAGACACCCGTAAAGTCAAATGTCCCACACTTAATCAGGCTCTCTACAACCCTCCTGTTTGCTTTTCTGGCATCCACCCTTTCACAAAAATCAAAGATAGAGTTAAACTTTCCATCCTTCTCCCTTATGGAGATAATAGCTTCTATAGCCTGATTTCCCACATTCTTAACCCCTGCCAGCCCAAAACGAATCCTGCCGTCTATAACAGTAAAATCCCTGAAACTCTCATTGATATCAGGGGGCAAAACTTGAATCCCTTTATCATTACACTCAGTTATGTACCTGATCAGTTTATCAGTGTTCTCCTTTTCACTGGTCAGCAGGGCAGCCATAAATTCAATGGGATAGTGGGCTTTAAGGTATGCTGTCTGATACGCTATCATGGCGTAGGCAGCACTGTGTGATTTATTGAACCCATATTCTGCAAACATAGCCATTAAATCAAAAATCTTTTCTGCTTTTTCCGTCTTTATCTTATTCTTCTTAGCGCCAAGCAGGAATTTTTCTTTCTGTTTAGCCATCTCTTCCGGCTTCTTTTTGCCCATTGCCCGACGAAGAAGATCGGCATCACCCAGAGTAAAATTGGCCAGCGTACTCGCTATCTTCATTACCTGTTCCTGATAGACTATTACCCCGTATGTATCCTTTAAGACACCCTCTAGCTGCGGAACCTCATATTTTACAGGAACAGTACCGTGCTTCCTCTTGATAAAATCGTCTACCATACCGCTTCCCAGAGGACCGGGACGATACAGGGCAAGGAGAGCAATTACATCCTCTATATTCCCCGGTTTGAGTTTAATCAACAGTTCCTTCATGCCGGAGCTTTCCAGCTGGAATACGCCAGAGGTGTCCCCTGCCCCAAGTAACCTGTAGGTTAATTCATCATCCAGAGGTATCCGATTTAAATCAAGCTTCTCCTCTTTTCCTTCATTTATAATTCTCAATGCATTGTCGATTAGGGTCAGGGTCTTTAACCCCAGAAAATCGAATTTGATCAGCCCTATCTTTCCCACATCATTCATGGCAAACTGAGTAACAACCTCTCCGTTCTGCCCTTTATAAAGAGGCAGGTACTCAACAAGGGGTTTATTGGCAATTACAACCCCGGCTGCATGCGTAGATGCATGCCTTGGCAGCCCTTCTAAGGATTTGGCAAGTGAAATTAAATGCCTCACATTCTCATCGTTTTGTTCAAGCTCTTTTAGCTTAGGTTCTTGCCTCAGGGCATCTTCCAAAGAGGTATTCGGGGTGTTGGGGATTAGCTTGGCTATCCTGTCTACCTCCTTATAGGGCATATTCAAGACCCTGCCTACATCTCTCACTACACCCTTTGCCTGCATTTTACCGAATGTTATAATCTGGGCAACGTTCTTCCTGCCGTATTTATTGGCAACGTATTCTATTGTATCATCTCTGCCATCAACACAGAAATCTATATCTATATCGGGCATGCTTATCCGCCCAGGATTGAGGAATCTTTCAAATAGGAGGTCATAAAGAAGTGGATCAATATCGGTAATTTTTAGAGAATATGCCACCAGGCTCCCTGCAGCTGAGCCACGACCTGGCCCCACAGGAATGTTTCTCTTTTTTGCATAATTTACAAAGTCTGAAACAATCAAAAAGTAGCCGGAAAATCCCATGGCTTTGATAGTATTCAGCTCTTCCTCAAGTCTCTTATAATACTTATCAGAAATTGCAGATACATCCCCTACTCCAGCTTCTATAAGTTTTATCCTTTCTTTCAGTCCGTCTCTGGCTGTTTTTTCAAGATAGCTATCCAGAGATTCCCCTTGCGGAACCTTAAAATCAGGTAGATGGAGCTCATCAAATCTCAGTTCAAGGTTACATCGCTCGGCAATCTCGATGGTGTTCTTCAAGGCATCGGGGTAGGATGAAAAAAGGGCATCCATCTCCGCTGGAGACTTGAAATAAAACTCATCAGTAGCAAACCTCATCCTGTCCTGATCACTGAGGATCTTTCCCGTCTGGATGCACAGAAGCACCTCATGTGCCTTTGAATCCTCACGTTTTAAATAATGGCAGTCATTGGTTGCAACTAAAGGCAAATCAAGTATCCTGCTTATTTCTATAAGTCCTTCATTGACAGACTTCTGGAGTTCAATCTTATTGTCCTGTATCTCCAGATAGAACCTGCCATTGTTGAATATCTCTTTATACTCACTGGCAACTTTGAGGGCATTTTCTTTGTCTCCTATCTCTATTAGACGGGAAAGCTCACCGTGCAAACACCCACTAAGGGCAATCAGCCCCTCATTATGATTCTTTAACAAGTCTTTATCTACTCTGGGACGGTAGTAAAACCCCTCAAAATATGCGGCAGTTACCAATTTAAGTAAGTTTTTATATCCTGTTGTATTCTTCACCAGTAGGGTTAAATGATAGGAAGCATCAGAGATGCCCCGGGACTCCTTATTAAACCTGCTTCCAGGCGCAACATAGACTTCGCAACCAATAATCGGCTTAATTCCATTTTGATATGCCTTGGTGTAGAACTCTATAGTACCAAACATATTACCATGATCAGTCATGGCCAAAGCTGGCATTTTGTATTCCCTGGCCAAAGCAAATAGCTCATTCATCCTTATCGCCCCATCAAGCAGGCTATACTTTGTATGCAAGTGAAGATGGATGAAACCCGAGTGTTGCATATCTATTCCCATTCAATAGTGCTAGGAGGCTTAGAAGATATATCGTAAACCACTCTGTTTATACCCTTAACTTCATTGATAATCCTATTTGCCATCCTGGCAAGGACTTCATAGGGAAGCCTTACCCAATCAGCAGTCATGCCATCCGAGCTTCGGACTACTCGCAGGGCAACAACGTTTTCATATGTCCTCTCGTCTCCCATAACACCTACAGTCTTTATAGGGAGAAGCACGGCAAAGGACTGCCAGATCTGGTCTTTAAAATCGGTTTTTTCAATCTCTTCAGCAACTATACTATCTGCGTCTCGAAGGATGGATAGATTCTCTTTGGTTACCTCTCCCAGAATTCGAACAGCAAGCCCTGGCCCCGGAAAGGGTTGCCTGTTTATTATCTTCACAGGCAATCCAAGCTCTCTCCCCAGCAGCCTAACCTCATCTTTAAACAGTTCTCTCAATGGTTCTATCAATTTTAAATCCATCTTTTCCGGGAGTCCGCCTACATTGTGGTGAGTCTTGATAGTAGCCGACGGCCCTTTAAAAGAGGCACTCTCAATAACATCTGGATACAGTGTTCCCTGGGCAAGATATTCTACATTCCCAATATTTTTGGCTTCCTTCTCAAAAAGGTATATGAACTCGTTACCTATAGTTCTCCTCTTTATTTCAGGGTCGGTCACCCCTTTTAATTTCTCTAAAAATACTTCTTCTGCATTTATATAATGAAGATTCATATTATAGTGTTCACCAAAAACTGTTCTAACCTCCTGGGCTTCATTTTTTCTGAGCAACCCATTGTCAACAAAGACACATACCAGTTGATCTCCAACAGCTCGATGAAGCAAGGATGCTACTACAGATGAATCAACCCCTCCGCTTAATGCACAGATAACCGTTTTGTCTCCCACTGTTTTCTTGATTTGTAATATAGAATCCTTAATAAAAGACTCCATAGTCCAGTTTGGAAGGCATCCACAGATTCTGTAAAGGAAATTCTTTAGAATCTTCATCCCTCTTGGGGTATGAGCAACTTCCGGATGAAATTGAACACCGAAGATTCTCGACTTATTATCTTTTATAGCAGCTATAGGGGAGTTTTTACTATGGGCAATTGGGGTAAAACCAGGTGGCATAACCTTAATTTTGTCACTATGGCTCATCCACACATCGATAAAGGAGGTGTTCTCGAAACCCAGGAATAGATCTGTAAAATCATCTATAAAAAGCCTCGTATGTCCATATTCACGCCTGGCTGAACCTTTAACCTTTCCACCCATGATATGGGCCATAAACTGCATTCCATAACATATACCCAGAATTGGGAGGTTTAGTTTGAAAATCTCCGGGGAACAGTAAGGAGCTGTTTCATCGTAGACACTGGAGGGACCTCCGGAAAAGATAATTCCTTTAGGGTTAAACTTCTCAATCTTCTCCAGATTGACATTGAAAGGCTGAATTTCACAGTATACTTTGCATTCTCTTACCCTTCTTGCAATCAATTGGGTATATTGGGAACCAAAGTCGAGGATCAGTATCTTTTCTTGATGGATGTCAACTGACACACTTATATCTCTTCTTAGTTGAGGAGTTGGAACTCTTTAACTCTTTAACTTTTAGTCTATTCCAGCCGGTAATTCGGGGCTTCCTTGGTGATGATAACGTCATGGACATGGCTTTCTCTTAAACCGGCAGCAGTAACCTTTATGAATTTGCCTTTCTTACGTAACTCTTGAAGATTTTTGCACCCAACATAGCCCATCCCTGCTTTTAGCCCTCCCAATAATTGGTATATATTTGAGGACAAAGAACCCCTATAAGGGATCCTTCCTTCAATCCCCTCTGGAACAAGTTTGGCATCACTTATTATGTCATCCTGATAGTACCGATCCCTGCTACCCTTCTTCATTGCCTCAATAGAACCCATTCCTCTATACACCTTGTAGCTTCTTCCCTGAAAGATTATAGTTTCTCCAGGACTCTCGTCTGTCCCGGCAATCAGGTTTCCTATCATAACGCTGTGTGCCCCGGCAACCAGGGCTTTAGTTATGTCTCCTGAGTATTTTATTCCCCCATCAGCAATAAGAGGGATCTCAAATTTCTTTCCTATCTTTGCGCAATCCATTATAGCTGTTATTTGAGGGACACCAACCCCGGCAATTACTCTCGTTGTACATATAGACCCTGGTCCCACACCTACCTTTACTCCATCACAACCTGCCTTTATAAGATCCAGAGTAGCATCCGCAGTAGCTGCATTCCCGGCTATCAACTCGCAATCAGGAAAATTCTTCTTAGTATCGGCAATAGCTTCTATAACACTTTTGGTATGAGCATGGGATGTATCTATCACAATAACATCTGCGCCAGCTTTTAGAAGTTTTTCGGTTCTCTCCTCCCTATTCGAAGTTATACCAATAGCTGCCCCTACACGAAGCCTCCCCAACTGATCCTTGCACGCATTCGGATATTTCCTTATCTTTTCTATATCCTTTATAGTTATTAAACCCTTCAGATTATTCCTGTCATCCACAACAAGGAGTTTCTCTATTCGGTTTTTATGGAGGAGTTTTTTGGAGTCCTCCATGGTAATTCCTACAGGGGCAGTAACAAGGTTTTCTTTAGTCATTACAGAGCTTATCTTTTGATCAAGGTCAGTTTCAAACCTAAGGTCTCTGTTAGTCAGTATCCCCACCAGTTTCCCTCCTTTAACGATCGGGACACCAGAAATCCTGTATTTTTCCATTACCTCTAAGGCTTCGTATATCTTCTGGTCAGGATGCATAGTTATCGGATCCACGATCATCCCACTCTCAGATTTCTTTACTTTATCAACTTCAGATACCTGCGATTCGATACTCATATTTCTATGAATAACCCCTATTCCTCCTTCACGTGCCATGCTAATGGCCGTTCTGTATTCTGTGACTGTGTCCATGGCTGCGCTGACCAGAGGTATATTCAATTCTATAGATTTTGTAAGAAGCGTACGTACCTCTACGTCTTTAGGCAGGATATCAGACTTTCCGGGCAGTAAAAAGACATCGTCAAATGTCAGAGCAGTAGTAAAATTATCTTCAATCATTCATATCTCCCAGTAAAGAAACATTTGAAATTGGATTTAATCTTTTTATAATAATTTCCTTTCCTTGTCAAGGTAAAAGACAGAGCGGTTTTTCCTTGACAGGTCTTATGTTAATCCGGTATAAAAAGTTAATAAAAAAGCAAAAAGTATTTAAGGTTTTTTGAAGGAGGTAAAAGATGATAGTTGTTGTCGCTGTTCTAAAGGCACAGGCAGGAAAAGAAAGGGAGATGGAAGATGCATTAAGGGCTGTGATCCTAAAGGTTCAACCTGAAGAAGGAACTCTCGCATACGCCCTTCATCGTGCTAAGAATGAACCAGGGACATTTCTGTTCTATGAGAAGTACAAAGATAAGGCTGCATTTGACCATCACAGTACTACGCCGTATATTCAGGAACTCTTTGGCAAAATAGGTCCCTTGCTAGCCGCAAGACCGAGCATAGAGATGTATGAGGAGTTAGCAGCAAAGAAATAATCTATCCTTGTCCGGCTGTTAAAAGGTCTTATGATCAACGGTAACCTCATCAATCCACCTGAGATAATCTTCTGAACCTGAATGAATCGGAAGGGATATTATCTCTGGCACCTCATAGGTATGAAGCATTTTCACCCTCTCCTTAATCTGCTGAAATAACGATTCTTTACTTTTCAGAATCATCAAGACTTCATTCTCATCACAGATTTCACCCTTCCAGCTAAATATCGATCTTATTTCAGGGATAATATTGGCACACGCGGCTAGTTCCTCTTCTACCAGAACCTTTCCAATCTTCACTGCTTCTTCTGCCGAACTTGCAGTAATAAGAATTGTAATATACGTAGTCCCTACCATTTTTTTCTACATCCTTTAATGAAGTTAAAAATCAGTAACCTAAGAATACATGTTTACTAGGATTTCCCGCAGAGCCTGTCCTAAGCAAGGTGACAAGATTCCTCGCTTCGCTCGGAATGACAGGTGAAGGGTTGGAAATGACAGGCAAAGGGCTCAAAATGACAGCATTACATATGTATTTATGAAACGATGTACTAGATATATAGTTGTCTGTCAAGATTTTTTGTCTTGATTTAGGCGGATATAACTGCTAAATAATTAAGAGGATTTTCAGACTAAACAACAGCGCACCTGAGTGTGCTGTTGTGCGGAGCGGGAAAGGAAGCTTAAAGGTTTTTATATGAATGCCTTAAAGGTTAGTCAAAATTTGTACCTGATAGACTTAGAGCAGAATTTTATGGGATTCAGGAATTTCATAGGTTCATGGGTATACATTGGCGATTATACCCTTCTTGTCGATGTGGGTCCCTCTGCTACAGTGAAAGAACTTGTAACATCTTTAAAAACCATAGGAATTAAAAAATTGGACTACATCCTTTTAACCCATATCCATCTGGACCATGCCGGTGGCGTTGGAGAACTTACAGAGTACTTCCCCAGAGCGAAAGTTGTATGCCACGAACGGGCTGTGGAGCATCTGATAGAACCTCAGGGTCTCTGGGAAGCGACAAAAAAGACACTGGGTGATATAGCCATGGTATATGGAGAGATAAGCCCTGTCTCAGAGAAAAAAATAATCCCCTCTTTTCAGTTCCATATAGATGGCATTGATGCTATAAATACACCAGGCCATGCTGTGCATCATGTAAGTTATACCTGTGATAGATACCTATTTGCCGGAGAGGCAGGGGGTGTATTTCATTCTTTTAATGATGAAACCTACCAACGGCCTGCCACCCCACCCAGATTGCATCTTGAAGAAGCGATAGAAAGCTTAGACAAACTTCTGAATCTGGGCAAAAAAAAGATCTGTTTCGGACACTTTGGAACATATGAAGATTCTATAGAAATGCTTGAAAGACACAGGGAACAACTGTTTCTCTGGAAGGAAGTAATAGCCGAAGAGATTAAAAGGTCATTAAATAAGGAAAATCTAATTGAAGACTGTATGTCAAAACTCCTTGCAGCAGACAAGTCCTTTGCATCATTTAATTATCTTGATGATGATATTAGAGAAAGGGAG
This genomic stretch from Thermodesulfobacteriota bacterium harbors:
- a CDS encoding UPF0280 family protein, with amino-acid sequence MHQKRTYRNLIHDNRLTYFQVFVKETDLYIGASKDLGREARDAVLKYRYQIEEYIRRFPEFQKSLIPLPLDPFAPKIIRAMIEASSLAGTGPMAAVAGTISEFVGKELLGRSEEIIVENGGDIFLKTSSKISVGIYAGASPLSNRIGIKINPEDTPLGVCTSSGTVGHSISFGRADAVTVVSKSALLADAAATSVGNLVKDKGDFARALEFAAKIDGILGGLIILGKEMAVYGKVELIEI
- a CDS encoding tetratricopeptide repeat protein, with protein sequence MELHVLNPYYFSVILVLVGLFLGLIIGGWFSSKLTAIEPKVKRESKESTAFLMGINYLLSNDHDHAIEEFTKAVQINSNTVETYIALGNLFRSKGEIGRAIRIHNSIILRPTIDRETKIQALYNLGLDFKKAGFIKRAISSFEEVIDNDSSRLDAYIQLEELYEEINEWEKAYTIQQRISALRKTNDNNILAHIQTEVGKSYFANNDIKSAKEAFKKAISLDPDCIDALIHLGDICLFQNDYSGAISTWKRVTKISPPLTYLVYGRLEKVYSMQDKSDDFEEFLKKSSKEDKDNYHLHFALAEYLYREGDIKEAIEELRSVIRINPTSICARKELGRILIASGKKDEMISEYQELLNILDMPEKRFRCQRCGFELENIEWKCPQCLKWDTIIPKELEDR
- a CDS encoding HIT domain-containing protein yields the protein MKSIWAPWRMDYILGDKPETCIFCSKPGEKDSKANLILYRGKLSMVMINKYPYSYGHLLVAPGRHVSGLDDLEITEVNNLSLVLQKSIVILKEAFQPHGFNVGLNQGKVAGAGIEEHLHFHVVPRWSGDINFMPLMAETRVIPEHLDETYDKLSPLFKRVDI
- the katG gene encoding catalase/peroxidase HPI; translated protein: MNEDSKCPVTGKTSNSIAGGGTSNRDWWPNQLNLKILHQHSDLNNPMGKAFNYAEEFKKLDLDAVKKDLYVLMTDSQDWWPADWGHYGGLFIRMAWHSAGTYRMGDGRGGAGSGSQRLAPLNSWPDNVNLDKARRLLWPIKQKYGRKISWADLMILAGNCALESMGFKTFGFAGGREDVWEPEEDIYWGSEDEWLGDKRYSGDRDLENPLAAVQMGLIYVNPEGPNGNPDPVASGHDVRETFARMAMNDEETVALVAGGHTFGKCHGAGPASHVGPEPEGAPIEEQGLGWKSSFRSGKGGDTISSGIEGAWKPNPTKWDMGYLKVLFKYEWELVKSAAGAQQWLAKDVAEEDMVVDAHDPSKKHRPMMTTADLSLRFDPIYGPIARRYLQNPEEFADAFARAWFKLTHRDMGPRSRYLGQEVPAEELIWQDPIPAVNHKLIDAQDIAALKGTILASGLSVSQLVSTAWASASTFRGSDKRGGANGARIRLAPQKDWEVNQPVQLQALLQTLEGIQKQFNSAQIGGKMVSLADLIVLGGCAGVEQAAKNAGHEVTVPFRPGRTDASQEQTDVASFAVLEPAADGFRNYLKTKYNVSAEELLIDRAQLLTLTAPEMTVLVGGMRVLNANVGKSQHGVFTKRPEALTNDFFVNLLDMSTTWKTSPESDDVFEGRDRKSGELKWTGTRVDLIFGSNSQLRALAEVYACEDSQNKFVQDFVAAWNKVMNADRFDPA
- a CDS encoding LapA family protein, which translates into the protein MRLLKTVFVTLFFIAAITFAIKNQESVSLQYYFINEVWTMPIFLLVFISILVGVLVAGFGGVFSGFKLKQEIKRQQKTILELEDELNSLRNLPIMESKQSYE